Proteins from one Nomia melanderi isolate GNS246 chromosome 3, iyNomMela1, whole genome shotgun sequence genomic window:
- the salm gene encoding spalt major isoform X4 — translation MSRRKQARPSRAHLEEDLAQGPLLINAVGNVNETREENDFTSDGEESGGAGIGGDEAVDLTASRSHQGDEDDKDQDDALEEDEEEGVDEQDEQEDDEEGSRKQMRHRQDAENNNNFVESGAAAGLFPPAGTSHVTLEALQNTKVAVAQFAATALAGGADSEAALQDLALLQSTLYTLQHQQVFQLQLISQLQQQLSITHNQSVQPQTVGEPSDNKEVSPSPIIHPKPLSSLTSPPSSRPPSHQQTSPAPMTPNLSQERPTPTSSASPLNLPLPSSNVTGTTAANSSSSGNSGSQVPMSHQMPPLCSISSSLASSIITNTDPPPLHEPNTLEMLQKRAQEVLDNASQGLLANNLADELAFRGGKGSRPSPYDSKSGGGRGEPFFKHRCRYCGKVFGSDSALQIHIRSHTGERPFKCNVCGSRFTTKGNLKVHFQRHTAKFPHVKMNPNPVPEHLDKYHPPLLQQIASGQRPMPSPPPPPPTSHHPTFHPAAAAAHGFLPPQPPLPLSLALPGMPPLYRSPVVAAHRDDQDVPENLSKPVTTAPTTSSPHSPAIVSNSRHSFHDNHQQQKQQQQQQQQPQQHQQQQIEQRDEIKLEHRSPMQEQYHQRPTSREAAERITPKKEPEEAEEPTEEESEDFEEASRRYLNSPQSSVNPLSQPQTYEDCSMDSKISGRLEADGDMEVDEEIEEQPENLSSRGTMNRLPQQVVAYPGASPASSSASSGSLQTSFAGILFPGPPAHHQIPHHAATSAVNAPAISANEMIDPAKDPAIYSSLLPRPGSNDNSWESLIEITKTSETSKLQQLVDNIEHKLTDPNQCVICHRVLSCKSALQMHYRTHTGERPFKCKICGRAFTTKGNLKTHMGVHRAKPPLRVLHQCPVCHKKFTNALVLQQHIRLHTGEPTELSPEQIQAGEVNEFPPGYPHHPLASFLPQGFPPIHPASAGFPLGFPPKLELKEDIQQQQHQQQQQRYPGDQSEEAEDQEDEEEDRREDDERCDVNRENRCEPEDEHDHESEENDHKDVSLPSFSTSLAALENQVRTITTIAASSAGNAGRSPPFHRYNGSEKSSSPPNPGAPLDLTPRASSTPATVASIPTPPPPPQTAPTHHPHPFGMFAGLLQAVSSSPSTSSIGSTSVNSVSSMNAMTPGSGAAGPLASLTTSAVLAATSTYNPLGLAVGGPAVRGNTTCNICYKTFACNSALEIHYRSHTKERPFKCTICDRGFSTKNDGSGQQTCNCTAQPLPDNSSITSPDSQYQTSCASNREKPKRRRRRPEERKNRGRRAAGGGRGLTPVYPAIRLPPLMSPALGLLPSAHSLLGNMKQHMLTHKIRDMPPHLFSDSKQQLQQQQPPEHESSRSPMCAEDVSLPPPPPPPPPPPPMPPTSIEQTIAVKRSPSEGELPAPKRPASVPSKHLCQICNKNFSSSSALQIHMRTHTGDKPFRCTVCQKAFTTKGNLKVHMGTHMWTNGASRRGRRMSLDLPPLPITPKDSEFLQRRPDLFYPYLPAPFLNGVQQKVIGPE, via the exons GAGAAGAAAATGACTTCACGTCGGACGGCGAGGAGAGCGGCGGAGCAGGAATCGGCGGCGACGAGGCCGTGGATCTCACCGCGTCCAGGTCGCATCAGGGCGACGAGGATGATAAGGACCAGGACGACGCTTTggaggaagacgaagaggaaggcGTGGACGAACAGGATGAACAGGAGGACGACGAGGAAGGCTCGCGTAAACAGATGCGTCACCGACAGGACGCGGAGAATAACAACAACTTCGTGGAGAGCGGCGCGGCCGCTGGCCTCTTCCCGCCAGCCGGGACCAGTCACGTCACCCTGGAAGCGCTGCAAAACACGAAGGTGGCGGTCGCACAATTCGCCGCGACAGCGCTAGCCGGTGGCGCGGACAGCGAGGCAGCTCTGCAGGACCTGGCGCTGCTGCAGAGCACATTGTACACGTTGCAACACCAGCAGGTGTTCCAATTGCAACTAATCAGCCAGCTCCAGCAGCAACTGTCCATCACGCACAACCAGTCGGTGCAGCCGCAAACGGTGGGCGAGCCCTCGGATAACAAAGAAGTATCCCCGTCGCCGATCATCCACCCCAAGCCTCTGTCAAGCCTGACGTCACCCCCGTCATCGCGTCCGCCGAGCCATCAGCAAACCTCGCCGGCTCCTATGACGCCTAATCTGTCCCAAGAACGCCCGACGCCGACCAGCAGCGCCTCGCCCTTGAATCTCCCGCTACCTTCGTCGAACGTGACCGGCACTACCGCCGCCAatagcagcagcagcggcaacAGCGGCAGCCAAGTGCCGATGTCCCATCAAATGCCGCCCCTGTGCTCCATCAGCTCGTCCCTCGCCTCGTCGATCATAACCAACACCGATCCACCGCCGTTGCACGAGCCAAACACCCTGGAGATGCTGCAGAAGAGAGCCCAGGAGGTACTCGACAACGCCAGCCAAGGTCTGCTGGCGAACAACCTCGCCGACGAGCTGGCGTTCAGGGGCGGCAAAGGGTCCCGCCCATCGCCGTACGACTCGAAGTCCGGCGGCGGCCGGGGCGAGCCGTTCTTCAAGCACCGGTGCCGCTACTGCGGCAAGGTGTTCGGCAGCGATTCGGCCCTCCAGATCCACATACGATCGCACACAGGTGAGCGACCCTTTAAATGCAACGTCTGCGGCAGCCGCTTCACCACGAAAGGGAACTTGAAGGTCCACTTCCAAAGGCACACGGCCAAGTTTCCACATGTTAAGATGAACCCGAATCCCGTTCCGGAACACCTGGACAAGTACCACCCGCCCCTGCTGCAGCAGATCGCCTCCGGTCAGAGACCGATGCCgtcaccgccaccgccgccacccacCTCTCATCATCCCACGTTTCacccggcggcggcggcggcacacGGTTTTCTACCTCCTCAGCCACCCCTGCCGCTCAGCCTTGCCCTGCCCGGTATGCCGCCCCTGTACAGATCGCCGGTAGTCGCTGCTCACCGGGACGACCAGGACGTACCGGAGAACCTAAGCAAACCCGTCACTACTGCCCCGACCACATCTTCTCCACATTCCCCCGCGATTGTGTCGAACTCTCGTCATTCCTTTCACGACAATCACCAACAACaaaagcagcagcagcagcagcagcaacagccgCAACAGCACCAGCAACAGCAGATCGAGCAGAGGGACGAGATCAAGCTGGAGCATCGGTCGCCTATGCAAGAGCAGTACCACCAACGGCCGACGAGTCGAGAGGCCGCTGAGAGGATAACCCCAAAGAAGGAGCCGGAAGAGGCTGAGGAGCCCACGGAAGAGGAAAGCGAGGACTTCGAGGAAGCATCCAGGAGGTATTTGAACTCACCCCAGTCGTCCGTGAACCCGCTCTCTCAGCCGCAAACCTACGAAGACTGCAGCATGGACAGCAAGATTAGCGGAAGGTTAGAGGCAGACGGTGACATGGAAGTCGACGAGGAGATCGAGGAGCAGCCAGAAAACCTATCCAGTCGGGGAACAATGAACCGTCTGCCGCAGCAGGTCGTTGCTTATCCAGGAGCTTCTCCAGCCAGCAGTAGCGCTAGCAGCGGCAGCCTTCAGACGTCTTTCGCTGGAATCCTCTTTCCCGGTCCACCAGCCCATCACCAGATACCCCACCACGCAGCGACCTCGGCCGTAAACGCGCCCGCGATCTCCGCCAACGAAATGATTGATCCCGCGAAGGATCCGGCCATTTATTCCAGTCTCCTACCGCGACCGGGCAGCAATGACAACTCCTGGGAAAGCTTGATCGAGATCACGAAGACCTCGGAGACGTCGAAGTTGCAGCAGCTGGTTGACAACATCGAGCACAAACTGACCGATCCCAACCAATGCGTGATCTGCCACCGCGTCTTGTCCTGCAAGAGCGCGCTCCAGATGCACTACAGAACCCACACCGGTGAACGACCGTTCAAATGCAAAATATGCGGTCGCGCATTCACCACCAAGGGCAATCTGAAGACGCACATGGGTGTGCACAGAGCGAAACCACCACTGAGGGTACTACACCAGTGCCCCGTCTGCCACAAAAAGTTCACGAACGCACTGGTACTGCAGCAGCACATACGCTTACACACGGGCGAGCCGACTGAGCTCAGCCCGGAGCAGATACAGGCCGGCGAGGTGAACGAGTTCCCGCCCGGTTATCCTCACCACCCGTTAGCATCGTTCCTACCGCAAGGGTTTCCGCCGATACATCCCGCCAGCGCGGGATTTCCTCTAGGTTTTCCACCGAAATTGGAGCTGAAAGAAGACATCCAACAGCAAcagcaccagcagcagcagcagaggTACCCGGGAGATCAGAGTGAAGAAGCGGAGGATCAAGAGGACGAGGAAGAGGATCGTAGGGAAGACGACGAACGATGTGACGTGAACCGCGAAAATCGGTGCGAGCCAGAAGACGAGCATGATCACGAAAGCGAGGAGAATGATCATAAGGACGTCTCTTTGCCCAGTTTCTCTACTTCCCTCGCGGCTCTAGAGAACCAAGTGCGGACTATCACCACGATAGCTGCTTCGAGCGCAGGGAACGCCGGTAGGTCGCCACCGTTTCACCGGTACAACGGCAGCGAGAAGAGCAGTAGCCCGCCGAACCCCGGTGCTCCCCTAGATCTGACCCCAAGGGCGTCCTCGACTCCAGCCACCGTGGCATCGAtaccgacgccgccgccgcctcctcaGACGGCTCCGACACACCATCCACACCCATTCGGCATGTTCGCAGGCCTACTGCAAGCGGTCTCCTCGTCGCCATCCACCAGCAGCATAGGATCCACGAGCGTGAATAGTGTCAGTTCGATGAACGCTATGACACCGGGATCCGGCGCCGCTGGGCCCCTGGCGTCGCTAACCACGTCGGCCGTGTTGGCTGCCACGTCCACCTACAATCCGCTCGGCCTGGCTGTCGGAGGGCCAGCAG TGCGTGGAAACACCACATGTAATATCTGCTACAAGACATTTGCGTGCAACTCCGCGCTGGAGATTCATTACCGGAGCCACACGAAGGAGCGACCTTTCAAATGCACCATATGCGACCGAGGCTTTTCCACAAAG AATGACGGTTCCGGTCAGCAAACATGCAACTGCACAGCGCAACCGTTGCCCGATAATAGTTCGATCACTTCACCCGATTCCCAATATCAAACATCGTGCGCCAGTAATCGAGAGAAACCGAAACGCAGGCGGCGGCGGCCTGAGGAACGGAAGAACCGGGGGCGGAGAGCTGCCGGAGGGGGGCGGGGGCTGACACCTGTCTATCCTGCCATCCGCCTACCCCCGCTGATGTCACCCGCCCTCGGACTTCTACCCTCGGCGCACAGCCTCCTG GGTAACATGAAGCAGCACATGCTGACCCACAAAATCCGTGATATGCCACCGCATCTGTTCAGCGACTCGAAGCAGCAACttcagcagcagcagccgccgGAGCACGAGAGCTCGAGGAGTCCTATGTGCGCGGAGGACGTTAGCCTgcctccgcctccgccgcctccgcctccACCACCGCCGATGCCGCCAACATCGATAGAGCAGACGATCGCGGTGAAGAGATCCCCGTCCGAAGGAGAGCTGCCAGCGCCAAAGAGACCAGCCA GCGTGCCGAGCAAACACTTGTGCCAGATTTGCAATAAGAATTTCTCCTCGTCCTCGGCGCTACAGATCCATATGAGAACCCACACGGGCGACAAACCGTTCCGGTGCACCGTCTGCCAGAAGGCGTTCACCACCAAGGGCAATCTGAAG GTGCACATGGGCACTCATATGTGGACCAACGGGGCGTCGCGACGAGGCCGTCGAATGTCCCTGGATCTGCCTCCCCTACCAATCACGCCCAAGGACTCGGAGTTTCTCCAGCGGCGGCCGGATCTCTTTTACCCGTATTTACCCGCGCCGTTCCTTAACGGCGTGCAGCAGAAG GTAATTGGTCCCGAATAA
- the salm gene encoding spalt major isoform X2 yields the protein MQLMRWSITRRLESRGIKQGTCRQSRLSCPQSSGEENDFTSDGEESGGAGIGGDEAVDLTASRSHQGDEDDKDQDDALEEDEEEGVDEQDEQEDDEEGSRKQMRHRQDAENNNNFVESGAAAGLFPPAGTSHVTLEALQNTKVAVAQFAATALAGGADSEAALQDLALLQSTLYTLQHQQVFQLQLISQLQQQLSITHNQSVQPQTVGEPSDNKEVSPSPIIHPKPLSSLTSPPSSRPPSHQQTSPAPMTPNLSQERPTPTSSASPLNLPLPSSNVTGTTAANSSSSGNSGSQVPMSHQMPPLCSISSSLASSIITNTDPPPLHEPNTLEMLQKRAQEVLDNASQGLLANNLADELAFRGGKGSRPSPYDSKSGGGRGEPFFKHRCRYCGKVFGSDSALQIHIRSHTGERPFKCNVCGSRFTTKGNLKVHFQRHTAKFPHVKMNPNPVPEHLDKYHPPLLQQIASGQRPMPSPPPPPPTSHHPTFHPAAAAAHGFLPPQPPLPLSLALPGMPPLYRSPVVAAHRDDQDVPENLSKPVTTAPTTSSPHSPAIVSNSRHSFHDNHQQQKQQQQQQQQPQQHQQQQIEQRDEIKLEHRSPMQEQYHQRPTSREAAERITPKKEPEEAEEPTEEESEDFEEASRRYLNSPQSSVNPLSQPQTYEDCSMDSKISGRLEADGDMEVDEEIEEQPENLSSRGTMNRLPQQVVAYPGASPASSSASSGSLQTSFAGILFPGPPAHHQIPHHAATSAVNAPAISANEMIDPAKDPAIYSSLLPRPGSNDNSWESLIEITKTSETSKLQQLVDNIEHKLTDPNQCVICHRVLSCKSALQMHYRTHTGERPFKCKICGRAFTTKGNLKTHMGVHRAKPPLRVLHQCPVCHKKFTNALVLQQHIRLHTGEPTELSPEQIQAGEVNEFPPGYPHHPLASFLPQGFPPIHPASAGFPLGFPPKLELKEDIQQQQHQQQQQRYPGDQSEEAEDQEDEEEDRREDDERCDVNRENRCEPEDEHDHESEENDHKDVSLPSFSTSLAALENQVRTITTIAASSAGNAGRSPPFHRYNGSEKSSSPPNPGAPLDLTPRASSTPATVASIPTPPPPPQTAPTHHPHPFGMFAGLLQAVSSSPSTSSIGSTSVNSVSSMNAMTPGSGAAGPLASLTTSAVLAATSTYNPLGLAVGGPAVRGNTTCNICYKTFACNSALEIHYRSHTKERPFKCTICDRGFSTKNDGSGQQTCNCTAQPLPDNSSITSPDSQYQTSCASNREKPKRRRRRPEERKNRGRRAAGGGRGLTPVYPAIRLPPLMSPALGLLPSAHSLLGNMKQHMLTHKIRDMPPHLFSDSKQQLQQQQPPEHESSRSPMCAEDVSLPPPPPPPPPPPPMPPTSIEQTIAVKRSPSEGELPAPKRPASVPSKHLCQICNKNFSSSSALQIHMRTHTGDKPFRCTVCQKAFTTKGNLKVHMGTHMWTNGASRRGRRMSLDLPPLPITPKDSEFLQRRPDLFYPYLPAPFLNGVQQKLNEISVIQSNNGLPGHSVATGKYAGLFGSVYATGAGFPLDKQPMAATSNGPLVDGKSSIPSGSMLFQTSSPSHSPSTPSSNGSNQNSSGVPSWTGDGLQHHYDREPSNRSEGDSTPPSTRLPPPPAARGEGLAT from the exons ATGCAGCTCATGAGATGGAGCATCACGCGTCGGCTCGAATCCCGTGGCATCAAGCAAGGCACCTGCAGGCAATCCAGGCTCTCTTGTCCCCAGTCTTCTG GAGAAGAAAATGACTTCACGTCGGACGGCGAGGAGAGCGGCGGAGCAGGAATCGGCGGCGACGAGGCCGTGGATCTCACCGCGTCCAGGTCGCATCAGGGCGACGAGGATGATAAGGACCAGGACGACGCTTTggaggaagacgaagaggaaggcGTGGACGAACAGGATGAACAGGAGGACGACGAGGAAGGCTCGCGTAAACAGATGCGTCACCGACAGGACGCGGAGAATAACAACAACTTCGTGGAGAGCGGCGCGGCCGCTGGCCTCTTCCCGCCAGCCGGGACCAGTCACGTCACCCTGGAAGCGCTGCAAAACACGAAGGTGGCGGTCGCACAATTCGCCGCGACAGCGCTAGCCGGTGGCGCGGACAGCGAGGCAGCTCTGCAGGACCTGGCGCTGCTGCAGAGCACATTGTACACGTTGCAACACCAGCAGGTGTTCCAATTGCAACTAATCAGCCAGCTCCAGCAGCAACTGTCCATCACGCACAACCAGTCGGTGCAGCCGCAAACGGTGGGCGAGCCCTCGGATAACAAAGAAGTATCCCCGTCGCCGATCATCCACCCCAAGCCTCTGTCAAGCCTGACGTCACCCCCGTCATCGCGTCCGCCGAGCCATCAGCAAACCTCGCCGGCTCCTATGACGCCTAATCTGTCCCAAGAACGCCCGACGCCGACCAGCAGCGCCTCGCCCTTGAATCTCCCGCTACCTTCGTCGAACGTGACCGGCACTACCGCCGCCAatagcagcagcagcggcaacAGCGGCAGCCAAGTGCCGATGTCCCATCAAATGCCGCCCCTGTGCTCCATCAGCTCGTCCCTCGCCTCGTCGATCATAACCAACACCGATCCACCGCCGTTGCACGAGCCAAACACCCTGGAGATGCTGCAGAAGAGAGCCCAGGAGGTACTCGACAACGCCAGCCAAGGTCTGCTGGCGAACAACCTCGCCGACGAGCTGGCGTTCAGGGGCGGCAAAGGGTCCCGCCCATCGCCGTACGACTCGAAGTCCGGCGGCGGCCGGGGCGAGCCGTTCTTCAAGCACCGGTGCCGCTACTGCGGCAAGGTGTTCGGCAGCGATTCGGCCCTCCAGATCCACATACGATCGCACACAGGTGAGCGACCCTTTAAATGCAACGTCTGCGGCAGCCGCTTCACCACGAAAGGGAACTTGAAGGTCCACTTCCAAAGGCACACGGCCAAGTTTCCACATGTTAAGATGAACCCGAATCCCGTTCCGGAACACCTGGACAAGTACCACCCGCCCCTGCTGCAGCAGATCGCCTCCGGTCAGAGACCGATGCCgtcaccgccaccgccgccacccacCTCTCATCATCCCACGTTTCacccggcggcggcggcggcacacGGTTTTCTACCTCCTCAGCCACCCCTGCCGCTCAGCCTTGCCCTGCCCGGTATGCCGCCCCTGTACAGATCGCCGGTAGTCGCTGCTCACCGGGACGACCAGGACGTACCGGAGAACCTAAGCAAACCCGTCACTACTGCCCCGACCACATCTTCTCCACATTCCCCCGCGATTGTGTCGAACTCTCGTCATTCCTTTCACGACAATCACCAACAACaaaagcagcagcagcagcagcagcaacagccgCAACAGCACCAGCAACAGCAGATCGAGCAGAGGGACGAGATCAAGCTGGAGCATCGGTCGCCTATGCAAGAGCAGTACCACCAACGGCCGACGAGTCGAGAGGCCGCTGAGAGGATAACCCCAAAGAAGGAGCCGGAAGAGGCTGAGGAGCCCACGGAAGAGGAAAGCGAGGACTTCGAGGAAGCATCCAGGAGGTATTTGAACTCACCCCAGTCGTCCGTGAACCCGCTCTCTCAGCCGCAAACCTACGAAGACTGCAGCATGGACAGCAAGATTAGCGGAAGGTTAGAGGCAGACGGTGACATGGAAGTCGACGAGGAGATCGAGGAGCAGCCAGAAAACCTATCCAGTCGGGGAACAATGAACCGTCTGCCGCAGCAGGTCGTTGCTTATCCAGGAGCTTCTCCAGCCAGCAGTAGCGCTAGCAGCGGCAGCCTTCAGACGTCTTTCGCTGGAATCCTCTTTCCCGGTCCACCAGCCCATCACCAGATACCCCACCACGCAGCGACCTCGGCCGTAAACGCGCCCGCGATCTCCGCCAACGAAATGATTGATCCCGCGAAGGATCCGGCCATTTATTCCAGTCTCCTACCGCGACCGGGCAGCAATGACAACTCCTGGGAAAGCTTGATCGAGATCACGAAGACCTCGGAGACGTCGAAGTTGCAGCAGCTGGTTGACAACATCGAGCACAAACTGACCGATCCCAACCAATGCGTGATCTGCCACCGCGTCTTGTCCTGCAAGAGCGCGCTCCAGATGCACTACAGAACCCACACCGGTGAACGACCGTTCAAATGCAAAATATGCGGTCGCGCATTCACCACCAAGGGCAATCTGAAGACGCACATGGGTGTGCACAGAGCGAAACCACCACTGAGGGTACTACACCAGTGCCCCGTCTGCCACAAAAAGTTCACGAACGCACTGGTACTGCAGCAGCACATACGCTTACACACGGGCGAGCCGACTGAGCTCAGCCCGGAGCAGATACAGGCCGGCGAGGTGAACGAGTTCCCGCCCGGTTATCCTCACCACCCGTTAGCATCGTTCCTACCGCAAGGGTTTCCGCCGATACATCCCGCCAGCGCGGGATTTCCTCTAGGTTTTCCACCGAAATTGGAGCTGAAAGAAGACATCCAACAGCAAcagcaccagcagcagcagcagaggTACCCGGGAGATCAGAGTGAAGAAGCGGAGGATCAAGAGGACGAGGAAGAGGATCGTAGGGAAGACGACGAACGATGTGACGTGAACCGCGAAAATCGGTGCGAGCCAGAAGACGAGCATGATCACGAAAGCGAGGAGAATGATCATAAGGACGTCTCTTTGCCCAGTTTCTCTACTTCCCTCGCGGCTCTAGAGAACCAAGTGCGGACTATCACCACGATAGCTGCTTCGAGCGCAGGGAACGCCGGTAGGTCGCCACCGTTTCACCGGTACAACGGCAGCGAGAAGAGCAGTAGCCCGCCGAACCCCGGTGCTCCCCTAGATCTGACCCCAAGGGCGTCCTCGACTCCAGCCACCGTGGCATCGAtaccgacgccgccgccgcctcctcaGACGGCTCCGACACACCATCCACACCCATTCGGCATGTTCGCAGGCCTACTGCAAGCGGTCTCCTCGTCGCCATCCACCAGCAGCATAGGATCCACGAGCGTGAATAGTGTCAGTTCGATGAACGCTATGACACCGGGATCCGGCGCCGCTGGGCCCCTGGCGTCGCTAACCACGTCGGCCGTGTTGGCTGCCACGTCCACCTACAATCCGCTCGGCCTGGCTGTCGGAGGGCCAGCAG TGCGTGGAAACACCACATGTAATATCTGCTACAAGACATTTGCGTGCAACTCCGCGCTGGAGATTCATTACCGGAGCCACACGAAGGAGCGACCTTTCAAATGCACCATATGCGACCGAGGCTTTTCCACAAAG AATGACGGTTCCGGTCAGCAAACATGCAACTGCACAGCGCAACCGTTGCCCGATAATAGTTCGATCACTTCACCCGATTCCCAATATCAAACATCGTGCGCCAGTAATCGAGAGAAACCGAAACGCAGGCGGCGGCGGCCTGAGGAACGGAAGAACCGGGGGCGGAGAGCTGCCGGAGGGGGGCGGGGGCTGACACCTGTCTATCCTGCCATCCGCCTACCCCCGCTGATGTCACCCGCCCTCGGACTTCTACCCTCGGCGCACAGCCTCCTG GGTAACATGAAGCAGCACATGCTGACCCACAAAATCCGTGATATGCCACCGCATCTGTTCAGCGACTCGAAGCAGCAACttcagcagcagcagccgccgGAGCACGAGAGCTCGAGGAGTCCTATGTGCGCGGAGGACGTTAGCCTgcctccgcctccgccgcctccgcctccACCACCGCCGATGCCGCCAACATCGATAGAGCAGACGATCGCGGTGAAGAGATCCCCGTCCGAAGGAGAGCTGCCAGCGCCAAAGAGACCAGCCA GCGTGCCGAGCAAACACTTGTGCCAGATTTGCAATAAGAATTTCTCCTCGTCCTCGGCGCTACAGATCCATATGAGAACCCACACGGGCGACAAACCGTTCCGGTGCACCGTCTGCCAGAAGGCGTTCACCACCAAGGGCAATCTGAAG GTGCACATGGGCACTCATATGTGGACCAACGGGGCGTCGCGACGAGGCCGTCGAATGTCCCTGGATCTGCCTCCCCTACCAATCACGCCCAAGGACTCGGAGTTTCTCCAGCGGCGGCCGGATCTCTTTTACCCGTATTTACCCGCGCCGTTCCTTAACGGCGTGCAGCAGAAG TTGAACGAGATCTCGGTGATCCAAAGTAACAACGGCCTTCCGGGCCATTCTGTGGCGACCGGCAAGTACGCGGGCCTGTTTGGCTCGGTGTACGCGACCGGGGCTGGGTTCCCTTTGGACAAACAACCTATGGCGGCTACAAGCAATGGGCCCCTGGTCGACGGGAAATCATCGATTCCATCTGGGTCCATGCTCTTCCAGACGTCCTCGCCGTCCCATTCGCCTAGCACGCCGTCTTCTAACGGTAGCAACCAGAACTCGTCGGGGGTCCCCAGTTGGACAGGTGACGGGCTGCAGCATCACTACGACAGAGAGCCTTCGAATCGATCAGAAGGCGACTCGACACCACCGTCTACGCGACTCCCGCCGCCCCCAGCGGCCAGAGGCGAAGGGTTGGCCACGTGA